A section of the Pseudomonas fluorescens genome encodes:
- a CDS encoding MAPEG family protein, whose translation MNSLLLMFALCVLVLFIKMLAISCYQGFFRLRHRAFTNPEDAGFFQRQANAQELLPVSRAAKAWANDLENIPLFFALGGLCLALDTRGVATAWLFGLFTVARVMHTLMYLSGRQPWRTLAYGIGLACLLGLAGLIGAALLPVPIG comes from the coding sequence ATGAACAGCCTCCTGCTTATGTTCGCCCTGTGTGTACTGGTGCTGTTCATCAAGATGCTGGCGATCTCCTGTTACCAGGGTTTTTTCCGCCTCAGGCACCGTGCGTTCACCAATCCTGAAGATGCCGGTTTCTTCCAGCGCCAGGCCAATGCCCAGGAACTCCTGCCTGTCAGCCGGGCGGCGAAAGCCTGGGCCAATGATCTGGAAAACATTCCCTTGTTTTTTGCCCTTGGCGGGTTGTGCCTGGCGCTGGATACCCGTGGGGTTGCGACCGCCTGGCTGTTTGGCCTGTTCACCGTCGCGCGGGTGATGCATACCTTGATGTATCTGAGCGGTCGCCAACCCTGGCGCACCCTGGCCTATGGCATTGGCCTGGCGTGCCTGTTGGGACTGGCGGGGTTGATCGGCGCGGCGCTGTTGCCCGTTCCGATAGGGTAA
- a CDS encoding helix-turn-helix domain-containing protein produces the protein MSRPPFPRATPDTDAGTQLRLLRRQAKLSQLELALISGVSQRHLSCIETGRAKASPGTLHNLLSVLDVPLEHCNSLFLAAGYAPRYEATPLTAPAMDAIREAINHVLKANNPAPAIVLGSQWEVLAANASTQVLFDLVGLAPEAAQGLNLLTTLLQPGGLGDHLLNADEIRNLAWQRAAREALGNPTLATLLESLPVPQGSTPLANELPPLVLTRIHSRHGELDFMSTFTTFGMPQDITVTSLRIEHLIPANPHTWQVMTAAYEQSLDLPAPAVRIG, from the coding sequence ATGAGCCGTCCACCTTTCCCCCGAGCCACACCCGATACCGACGCAGGCACACAATTACGGCTGTTGCGCCGCCAGGCGAAGTTGAGCCAGTTGGAACTGGCGCTGATCAGTGGTGTTTCCCAACGCCATTTGAGCTGTATCGAAACCGGCCGCGCCAAGGCCAGCCCCGGCACGTTGCACAACCTGCTCAGCGTCCTCGACGTGCCGCTGGAACACTGCAACAGCCTGTTCCTCGCGGCCGGCTACGCCCCACGCTATGAGGCCACGCCACTGACTGCACCGGCGATGGACGCCATTCGGGAGGCTATCAACCATGTGCTGAAGGCCAACAACCCGGCACCGGCCATCGTGCTCGGTAGCCAGTGGGAAGTGCTCGCGGCCAACGCCAGCACCCAGGTCCTGTTTGATCTGGTGGGTTTGGCGCCAGAGGCTGCACAGGGCCTGAACCTGCTGACGACCCTGCTGCAACCGGGTGGCCTGGGCGACCACTTGCTCAATGCCGACGAAATCCGCAATCTCGCCTGGCAGCGGGCTGCCCGCGAAGCATTGGGCAACCCGACCCTGGCCACGCTGCTGGAAAGCCTGCCAGTGCCGCAGGGCTCGACGCCCCTGGCCAATGAGCTGCCGCCACTGGTGCTGACGCGCATCCACTCGCGGCATGGCGAACTGGATTTCATGTCCACTTTCACCACTTTCGGCATGCCCCAGGACATCACCGTCACCTCATTGCGCATCGAGCATCTGATCCCGGCCAACCCCCACACGTGGCAAGTCATGACCGCAGCCTACGAACAATCCCTGGACCTGCCGGCGCCTGCAGTCAGAATTGGGTGA
- a CDS encoding sigma-70 family RNA polymerase sigma factor, whose product MYDDSLVSPVEQLYTRHHPWLRGWLQRRLGHRADAEDLAHDTFIRVLRTQQDVREVRQPMAFLATIANGLLINRWRRQAIERAYLEALAARPEGEEPSPETRYLMIETLLQLDSLLVGLSTQVRKIFFLSQLDGLTYPQIAKQLSLSVAQVQRAMGKAFSVCYASRFE is encoded by the coding sequence ATGTACGACGACAGTCTCGTCTCGCCCGTCGAACAACTCTATACCCGTCATCACCCCTGGCTGCGCGGCTGGTTGCAGCGTCGCCTGGGGCATCGCGCCGATGCCGAGGACCTGGCGCACGACACCTTCATCCGAGTATTGCGCACGCAGCAGGATGTGCGTGAGGTACGCCAGCCCATGGCATTTCTGGCGACGATCGCCAATGGCTTGCTGATCAACCGCTGGCGCCGCCAGGCCATTGAGCGGGCCTACCTTGAGGCGCTTGCCGCACGCCCGGAAGGCGAGGAACCGTCGCCGGAAACACGCTACTTGATGATCGAAACCCTGCTGCAACTCGACTCGCTGCTGGTGGGCTTGTCGACGCAGGTGCGCAAGATTTTCTTTTTGTCCCAGCTCGATGGCCTGACTTACCCGCAAATCGCCAAGCAGTTGAGCTTGAGCGTGGCCCAGGTGCAGCGGGCAATGGGCAAGGCCTTCAGCGTGTGCTACGCGAGCCGTTTTGAATGA
- a CDS encoding TonB-dependent receptor, translating into MISPASVLRTRTLGLLLLSLQPLYSTAVFAQAERQPYSIDAGPLDQALSRFGVQAGISMAGSSTLTAGKRSSGLHGNFTAEAGLARLLAGTGLSFQRQVDGSFELHPATSALVLPSQKVLGEDLEKKAVYSAPRSSVYISSEEVQRFGVISAGDVLKGQPGVQVGDSRNGGGLDVNIRGIQGQSRVAVTVDGSQQALDVYRGYAGTQQRSYIDPDLISDVSIDKGPSLASSAIGGTVAIRTLGVDDILRDGKNVGLRLKGDLWNNGVAPASRNSHSTTEDLYAEPHRSRGGLFGSDSQSGSAAFAYTHEMFDVVAAYAHRNQGNYFSGKHGQDRYRTFDRYGSENMTVATTYNAGEEVLNSSAETESILLKTTLRPADGHTFDFGYSRYDGRMGEIMPSDIFRFGTGGIYQYPRGRTQIDTYTARHHYLPTGNMLVDLTTNLWMTDAKTSQLTSVLAPTSQAYRSDRNWTRQDNRRIGGDLTNISRFDTQYGDFKMDLGGSFQIEELQPQKSVVTTQHDINANRSLRDGSRKEFSLNGKLEYKPVDELTLWGGGRYTYYRTKDHVPRATAQREEREARYVSVIKPGSYGHMLWFPDENGQYTDATDPRLNNGIVFSDTNHPFEGPRYNDYGGIGTRVYPSQVGEVVTGYTYSGKHSNSKGAFSPAIGINYEVAPDTFVYASYTQGLRMPSLFETSQGTLQTMPGKSLKPERSSNWEIGASTMQKGLLVDNDSAAIKLAYFNNTIKNYVTRYYDPSPGLMGLMSFSNTDSFKTSGLELQSKYDAGWVFADLSSTYYLKTETCDSAFAARLRASSSRWQKTDNTPNCTPGSFMGSYTNTQNPPRVAGNLTTGLRFLDQSLTVGGRLTYTSGPTVTADKPWQTGATTPQLVYREVALVDLFLNYKWQDHTKFNVSLDNLTNRYYLDPLAQSFMPAPGRTLRMGVVTQF; encoded by the coding sequence ATGATTTCTCCCGCAAGTGTCTTGCGCACCCGCACATTGGGTCTGCTGTTACTCAGCCTGCAACCGCTGTACAGCACGGCGGTTTTCGCCCAGGCCGAGCGCCAGCCCTACAGCATTGACGCCGGCCCCCTGGACCAGGCGCTCTCGCGTTTCGGCGTACAGGCAGGTATCAGCATGGCAGGCAGTTCGACGCTCACGGCGGGCAAGCGCAGTAGCGGCCTGCACGGGAATTTCACAGCCGAAGCCGGGCTGGCGCGGTTGTTGGCGGGCACGGGGCTGAGCTTCCAGCGCCAGGTCGATGGCAGCTTTGAACTGCATCCGGCGACCAGTGCGCTAGTGCTGCCGTCGCAGAAAGTCCTCGGCGAGGACCTTGAGAAGAAAGCCGTCTACTCGGCCCCGCGTTCGTCCGTTTATATCTCTTCGGAAGAAGTGCAGCGCTTTGGCGTGATTTCCGCCGGCGACGTGCTCAAGGGCCAGCCTGGGGTACAGGTAGGGGACAGCCGCAATGGTGGTGGCCTGGATGTGAATATCCGCGGGATCCAGGGGCAAAGCCGGGTGGCGGTCACGGTGGACGGCTCGCAGCAGGCGCTGGATGTCTATCGCGGCTATGCCGGTACGCAACAGCGTAGTTACATCGACCCTGACCTGATCAGCGATGTGTCCATCGACAAAGGCCCCAGCCTGGCCTCCAGTGCCATCGGCGGCACCGTGGCGATCCGCACCCTGGGGGTCGATGACATCCTGCGCGATGGCAAGAACGTAGGCCTGCGCCTGAAGGGCGATCTGTGGAACAACGGCGTCGCGCCGGCCTCGCGCAACAGCCACTCGACCACCGAAGACCTGTATGCCGAGCCGCACCGGAGCCGTGGCGGGTTGTTCGGTTCTGATTCGCAGTCTGGCAGTGCCGCGTTTGCCTATACCCATGAAATGTTTGATGTGGTGGCTGCCTACGCCCACCGCAACCAAGGCAACTATTTCTCCGGCAAGCACGGTCAGGATCGCTACCGGACCTTTGACCGCTATGGCAGCGAAAACATGACCGTGGCCACCACCTACAACGCCGGCGAAGAAGTGTTGAACTCCTCGGCAGAGACCGAATCGATCCTGCTCAAGACCACCCTGCGCCCGGCCGATGGCCACACCTTCGACTTCGGTTACAGCCGATACGATGGGCGCATGGGTGAGATCATGCCGTCGGACATCTTCCGTTTCGGCACCGGCGGCATCTACCAGTATCCACGCGGGCGTACCCAGATCGACACCTACACCGCCCGGCACCACTATCTGCCGACGGGCAATATGCTGGTGGACCTGACCACCAACCTGTGGATGACCGATGCCAAGACCAGCCAGTTGACCTCGGTGCTGGCGCCCACCTCCCAGGCCTATCGTTCGGACCGCAACTGGACCCGTCAGGACAACCGGCGCATCGGTGGCGACCTGACCAACATCTCGCGTTTTGACACGCAATATGGTGACTTCAAGATGGACCTGGGGGGCTCGTTCCAGATCGAGGAACTGCAGCCGCAAAAGAGCGTGGTCACCACGCAGCACGATATCAATGCCAACCGCAGCCTGCGTGACGGTTCGCGCAAGGAGTTCAGCCTCAACGGCAAGCTGGAGTACAAGCCCGTTGACGAACTGACGTTGTGGGGCGGCGGGCGCTATACCTACTACCGCACCAAGGACCATGTGCCACGTGCCACCGCCCAGCGCGAGGAGCGTGAAGCGCGCTATGTGAGCGTGATCAAACCGGGTAGCTACGGCCATATGCTGTGGTTCCCCGACGAAAACGGCCAATACACCGACGCCACGGACCCGCGCCTGAACAACGGGATCGTGTTCAGCGACACCAACCACCCATTCGAGGGCCCGCGCTACAACGACTATGGCGGCATTGGCACGCGGGTCTACCCCTCGCAGGTCGGCGAAGTGGTCACCGGCTACACCTATTCGGGCAAGCACAGTAACAGCAAGGGCGCCTTTTCACCGGCCATTGGCATCAACTATGAAGTAGCGCCTGACACCTTTGTCTACGCCTCGTACACCCAGGGCCTGCGCATGCCTTCGTTGTTTGAAACCAGCCAGGGCACGTTACAGACCATGCCCGGCAAGAGCTTGAAACCCGAGCGTTCGAGCAACTGGGAAATCGGCGCGAGCACGATGCAAAAAGGCCTGCTGGTGGACAACGACTCGGCGGCGATCAAGCTGGCGTACTTCAACAACACCATCAAGAACTACGTGACCCGTTATTACGACCCGAGCCCTGGCCTGATGGGCCTGATGAGCTTCAGCAATACCGACAGTTTCAAGACCAGCGGCCTGGAACTGCAATCGAAATACGATGCCGGCTGGGTATTTGCCGACCTGTCGTCGACCTACTACCTGAAGACCGAAACCTGCGACTCGGCCTTCGCCGCGCGCCTGCGGGCCAGTTCCAGCCGCTGGCAGAAAACTGACAACACCCCCAACTGCACACCGGGCAGCTTCATGGGCTCGTACACCAACACCCAAAACCCGCCACGGGTGGCCGGCAACCTGACCACGGGCCTGCGTTTCCTTGACCAGAGCCTGACGGTCGGCGGGCGCTTGACCTACACCTCGGGCCCGACCGTCACTGCCGACAAGCCCTGGCAAACCGGCGCCACCACGCCGCAGTTGGTCTATCGCGAAGTGGCACTGGTGGACCTGTTCCTCAACTACAAATGGCAGGACCACACCAAGTTCAACGTGTCGCTGGATAACCTGACCAATCGTTACTACCTGGACCCGCTGGCCCAGAGTTTCATGCCGGCACCGGGGCGTACGCTACGCATGGGGGTGGTCACCCAATTCTGA
- a CDS encoding LysE family transporter, with protein sequence MLTIFFSALVFGFVFCLSPGAVLAETLRRGLLHGFTPALLVQVGSLLGDATWAVIGLTGMALLIQHEAVRVPLTALCALYLAWLGVRSLVDAWRLPQPDSAPASTGRNALLVGAALSLANPKNIVYWGALGSALSGIVGATPSHGQTLMFFVGFMLAAILSCFLIAGLVSILRKNASATWQRISHGACGLVLIYLALLAAYSL encoded by the coding sequence ATGTTGACGATCTTTTTTAGCGCACTGGTGTTTGGTTTTGTGTTTTGCCTGTCCCCCGGTGCCGTGCTGGCCGAGACGTTGCGCCGTGGCCTGTTGCACGGGTTCACCCCGGCATTGCTGGTGCAGGTGGGCTCGCTGTTGGGTGATGCGACCTGGGCGGTGATCGGCCTCACCGGCATGGCCCTGCTGATTCAGCACGAAGCGGTACGCGTGCCCCTGACGGCCCTTTGCGCGTTGTACCTGGCCTGGCTCGGCGTGCGCAGCCTGGTGGATGCCTGGCGCCTGCCACAACCCGACAGCGCCCCGGCCAGCACCGGGCGCAATGCGCTGCTGGTCGGCGCCGCCCTCTCGCTGGCCAACCCGAAGAACATTGTGTATTGGGGGGCCCTGGGCAGCGCTCTGTCAGGCATCGTCGGCGCCACCCCGAGCCATGGCCAGACCCTGATGTTCTTCGTCGGTTTTATGCTGGCTGCGATCCTGTCGTGCTTTTTGATTGCGGGGTTGGTGAGTATCTTGCGAAAGAATGCCTCGGCAACTTGGCAACGCATCAGTCATGGTGCATGTGGGTTAGTATTGATCTATCTGGCGTTATTGGCTGCCTATAGCCTATGA
- a CDS encoding LLM class oxidoreductase codes for MNSTITRGTNASAFANHPGYRRMFAPDQLTLGIFLPLRFYEGDMAVLAGQAQWVSEIDRLGFAAIWVRDVPLFDPSFGDAGQVFDPFAYLAYLAAQTRNIALVTGSAVFSLRHPIDLAKAAATVDRLSGGRLVMGIASGDRAVEFPAYGLEHGARAERFAQSVDYFRQLLASTAPDIQSPLGRLSDAYLLPKPVTGRIPLIVTGSSRQSMQWLGEQADGWLTYPGSTHNVMGPRRLAEKIRTWRDAIPGGGFRPHMTNEWIDLADDPDFPRTPMQGGYVLKTGRKGLIDLLGQWRDAGVNHAALGIQMAQRPVAEIIQELAQEVLPLFPALAGPQPHPQQW; via the coding sequence ATGAACTCCACCATCACCCGTGGTACCAACGCGTCGGCCTTTGCCAATCACCCTGGCTACCGCCGCATGTTTGCGCCAGACCAACTGACCCTGGGGATCTTCCTGCCACTGCGTTTCTATGAAGGCGACATGGCGGTCCTCGCCGGCCAGGCGCAATGGGTCAGCGAGATCGACCGCCTGGGTTTTGCCGCGATCTGGGTGCGTGACGTGCCGCTGTTCGACCCGTCTTTTGGGGACGCCGGCCAGGTGTTCGACCCCTTTGCTTACCTGGCATACCTGGCGGCCCAGACCCGCAATATTGCCCTGGTCACCGGCAGTGCAGTGTTCTCGTTGCGCCATCCGATTGATTTGGCGAAAGCCGCCGCGACGGTTGATCGGTTGTCCGGTGGACGGCTGGTGATGGGCATCGCCTCGGGTGATCGTGCCGTGGAGTTTCCCGCCTACGGCCTGGAGCATGGCGCGCGTGCCGAGCGCTTTGCGCAGTCGGTGGATTACTTTCGGCAGTTATTGGCGAGCACGGCGCCGGATATTCAGTCACCGCTGGGGCGGTTGAGCGATGCGTACTTGTTGCCCAAGCCCGTGACCGGGCGCATTCCCCTGATTGTCACCGGCTCGTCCCGCCAGTCGATGCAGTGGCTGGGTGAGCAGGCCGATGGCTGGCTGACGTACCCGGGCAGCACCCACAACGTGATGGGGCCGCGACGCCTGGCGGAAAAAATCCGTACCTGGCGCGATGCCATTCCAGGCGGTGGCTTTCGCCCACACATGACCAATGAATGGATCGACCTGGCCGACGACCCGGACTTCCCACGGACGCCCATGCAGGGCGGCTATGTGCTCAAGACCGGGCGCAAGGGCTTGATCGACTTGCTTGGGCAATGGCGCGATGCCGGTGTCAACCATGCTGCGCTGGGAATCCAGATGGCGCAGCGCCCGGTGGCCGAGATCATTCAGGAACTGGCGCAAGAGGTGTTGCCGCTGTTCCCGGCATTGGCCGGCCCGCAGCCACATCCGCAACAGTGGTAG
- the mgtA gene encoding magnesium-translocating P-type ATPase gives MSAVKTMQRPNKNSTANDSKLSMRAAREARNGLAATLANVRATREGLTELDASARLQREGYNEVAHDKPPHALVQFLQALNNPFIYVLLTLAVISFVTDYWLPLRAGEEVDLTKVIIIMTMVALSSLLRFWQEHRSAKSAEALKAMVRTTATVLRREQVGATPSLREVPMRDLVAGDIVQLSAGDMIPADIRLIESRDLFISQAVLTGEALPVEKYDTLGDVTQKSATLSAADQSNLLDLPNICFMGTNVVSGRAQAVVVATGPRTYFGSLAKAIVGSRVQTAFDRGVNSVSWLLIRFMLVMVPIVFFLNGFSKGDWGDAFLFALAVAVGLTPEMLPMIVSANLAKGANAMAKRKVVVKRLNAIQNFGSMDVLCTDKTGTLTQDKIILEHHVNAFGQRDDQVLSLAWLNSHHQSGMKNLMDQAVLAFSQHNPTFQVPFAYSKVDELPFDFVRRRLSIVVKDSHGDHLLVCKGAVEEMLAIATHVMEGNSAVALDERRCQALLNTANEFNEDGFRVLVVATRNIPQALARQQYTPADERNLVIHGFLTFLDPPKETAGPAIAALQEIGVAVKVLTGDNAVVTRTICRQVGLEPGEPLLGVDIEAMDDATLKQQVEQRTVFAKLTPLQKSRVLKALQSNGHTVGFLGDGINDAPALRDADVGISVDSATDIAKESADIILLEKSLMVLEEGVLKGRETFGNIMKYLNMTASSNFGNVFSVLVASAFIPFMPMLAIHLLLQNLMYDISQLALPWDKMDKEYLAKPRKWDAQNIGRFMIWIGPTSSIFDITTFALMWYVFSANSVEMQTLFQSGWFVEGLLSQTLVVHMLRTRKIPFFQSTAAWPVLLMTGLVIALGIYVPFSPLGTIVGLQPLPWAYFPWLVGTLLAYCCVAQLMKTLYIRRFKQWY, from the coding sequence ATGAGCGCCGTAAAAACCATGCAACGTCCAAACAAGAACAGCACCGCCAACGACAGCAAACTGTCGATGCGTGCTGCCCGCGAAGCGCGCAACGGCCTGGCCGCCACCCTGGCCAACGTCCGGGCAACCAGGGAGGGCCTGACCGAACTGGACGCCAGCGCCCGCCTGCAACGCGAAGGCTATAACGAGGTGGCCCATGACAAGCCGCCCCACGCGCTGGTGCAGTTTCTCCAGGCCCTGAACAACCCCTTTATCTACGTGCTACTGACCCTGGCGGTGATCAGCTTTGTCACCGACTACTGGCTACCGCTGCGCGCCGGTGAAGAGGTGGACCTGACCAAGGTCATTATCATCATGACCATGGTCGCCCTGAGCAGCCTGCTGCGCTTCTGGCAGGAGCACCGCTCGGCCAAGTCCGCCGAAGCCCTCAAGGCCATGGTACGCACCACCGCCACGGTGCTGCGCCGTGAGCAGGTCGGCGCCACCCCCAGCCTGCGCGAAGTGCCGATGCGCGACCTGGTGGCGGGCGATATCGTGCAACTGTCGGCCGGTGACATGATCCCGGCGGATATCCGGCTGATCGAGTCCCGTGACCTGTTTATCAGCCAGGCCGTGCTGACCGGGGAAGCCTTGCCGGTAGAAAAGTACGACACCCTGGGCGACGTCACGCAAAAATCCGCCACCCTCAGTGCCGCCGACCAGAGCAACCTGCTGGACCTGCCCAACATTTGCTTCATGGGCACCAACGTCGTCAGCGGCCGCGCCCAGGCGGTGGTGGTGGCGACCGGACCGCGTACCTACTTCGGCTCGCTGGCCAAGGCCATCGTTGGCTCCCGGGTGCAAACTGCCTTCGACCGCGGAGTGAACAGCGTCAGCTGGCTGCTGATCCGTTTCATGCTGGTGATGGTGCCCATCGTGTTTTTCCTCAATGGCTTTTCCAAGGGCGATTGGGGCGACGCCTTCCTGTTTGCCCTGGCAGTGGCCGTGGGCCTGACCCCGGAAATGCTGCCGATGATCGTCAGCGCCAACCTGGCCAAGGGCGCGAATGCCATGGCCAAGCGCAAAGTGGTGGTCAAGCGCCTCAACGCGATCCAGAACTTCGGCTCGATGGACGTGCTGTGCACCGACAAGACCGGCACCCTGACCCAGGACAAAATCATCCTCGAACACCACGTCAACGCCTTCGGCCAGCGGGACGACCAGGTATTGTCCCTGGCCTGGCTCAACAGCCATCACCAAAGCGGCATGAAGAACCTGATGGACCAGGCAGTCCTTGCGTTCTCCCAGCACAACCCCACATTCCAGGTGCCGTTTGCCTACAGCAAGGTCGATGAACTGCCCTTTGACTTTGTACGCCGGCGCCTGTCGATTGTGGTCAAAGACAGCCATGGCGATCACCTGCTGGTGTGCAAGGGTGCCGTAGAAGAAATGCTCGCTATCGCCACCCATGTCATGGAAGGCAATAGCGCCGTGGCCCTGGATGAGCGTCGTTGCCAGGCGTTGCTCAACACCGCCAACGAGTTCAACGAGGACGGTTTCCGCGTGCTGGTGGTTGCCACCCGCAACATTCCCCAGGCCCTGGCGCGCCAGCAATACACGCCCGCCGATGAACGCAACCTGGTGATCCACGGTTTCCTGACGTTCCTCGATCCGCCGAAGGAAACCGCCGGCCCGGCGATTGCCGCCCTGCAAGAGATCGGTGTCGCGGTCAAAGTGCTGACTGGCGATAACGCCGTGGTCACCCGCACCATCTGCCGCCAAGTCGGCCTGGAACCCGGTGAGCCGCTGCTGGGCGTGGACATCGAAGCCATGGACGATGCCACTCTCAAGCAGCAGGTCGAACAACGCACCGTGTTCGCCAAGCTGACCCCGCTGCAAAAATCACGGGTGCTCAAGGCCTTGCAGTCCAACGGACACACCGTGGGCTTCCTTGGCGATGGGATCAACGATGCCCCCGCCCTGCGCGATGCCGACGTTGGCATCTCAGTGGACAGCGCGACCGATATTGCCAAGGAATCGGCCGACATCATCCTCCTGGAAAAGAGCCTGATGGTCCTCGAAGAAGGGGTGCTCAAAGGACGCGAGACCTTCGGCAACATCATGAAGTACCTGAACATGACGGCCAGCTCCAACTTCGGCAACGTGTTCTCGGTACTGGTGGCCAGTGCATTCATTCCCTTCATGCCGATGCTGGCGATCCATCTGCTGCTGCAAAACCTGATGTACGACATCTCTCAACTGGCCCTGCCGTGGGACAAGATGGACAAGGAGTACCTGGCCAAGCCACGCAAGTGGGATGCGCAGAATATCGGGCGCTTCATGATCTGGATCGGGCCGACCTCGTCGATCTTCGACATCACCACCTTTGCCCTGATGTGGTACGTGTTCTCGGCCAATAGCGTGGAAATGCAGACCCTGTTCCAGTCCGGCTGGTTTGTCGAAGGGCTGCTCTCGCAGACCCTGGTGGTGCATATGCTGCGCACCCGCAAGATCCCATTCTTCCAGAGCACCGCCGCCTGGCCGGTATTGTTGATGACCGGCCTGGTCATCGCACTGGGGATCTATGTGCCCTTCTCGCCCCTGGGCACGATCGTGGGCCTGCAACCACTGCCTTGGGCGTATTTCCCATGGCTGGTCGGCACCTTGCTCGCCTACTGCTGCGTAGCGCAACTGATGAAGACCCTCTACATCCGCCGCTTCAAGCAATGGTACTGA
- a CDS encoding tellurite resistance TerB family protein produces MNTSALLEQLLRAGQASMSQQGGSAAPQGGAGGLGGLGGLLGGLLRGGGATSASGGGLGDLLGGLGGMLGKTQAGGSTPARGGGTNYAALASLGMMAFQAYQAWQSQQASAPQQALQTVDQLSGSDVEAHSHAVLRALIAAAKADGRIDDNEKALISQEIGRHTDDPDLQQWLDAQVAKPLDAADFAEYANDPAVAAEVYLASVMLVDDQQDAERNYLDELAGALGIEPELQLHLEQQAKPA; encoded by the coding sequence ATGAACACCAGTGCTCTACTGGAACAACTGCTTCGTGCAGGTCAAGCCTCGATGTCGCAGCAAGGCGGTTCGGCCGCACCGCAGGGCGGCGCGGGAGGGCTCGGTGGGTTGGGCGGCCTGCTCGGTGGCTTGCTCCGGGGCGGCGGCGCAACCTCTGCGTCCGGTGGCGGCCTGGGCGATCTGCTCGGTGGCCTGGGTGGCATGTTGGGTAAAACCCAGGCGGGCGGATCAACCCCGGCGCGTGGCGGTGGCACCAACTACGCGGCCCTGGCGTCATTGGGGATGATGGCGTTCCAGGCGTATCAAGCCTGGCAAAGCCAGCAGGCCTCGGCGCCGCAACAGGCCTTGCAGACGGTCGATCAACTTTCCGGCTCCGACGTCGAGGCCCATAGCCACGCGGTACTGCGCGCATTGATCGCGGCGGCCAAGGCGGATGGTCGGATCGACGACAATGAAAAGGCCTTGATCTCCCAGGAGATCGGGCGCCACACCGACGATCCAGACTTGCAGCAATGGCTTGATGCGCAAGTCGCCAAGCCGCTGGATGCGGCGGATTTTGCCGAGTATGCCAATGACCCGGCCGTGGCCGCCGAGGTCTACCTGGCCAGCGTGATGCTGGTGGACGACCAGCAGGACGCCGAGCGCAACTACCTGGATGAACTGGCGGGTGCGCTGGGTATCGAGCCTGAGTTGCAACTGCACCTCGAACAGCAAGCCAAACCGGCCTGA
- a CDS encoding FecR domain-containing protein: protein MNGTAVAPPIRETAIDWIVRLQSGMMSPADHLALQHWRQASAEHEYAWQRVASLPLRLQPGANLLADVTARRALESAGADPARRRQVLKCLLGVGLLAGLSWQGAESTLVRTAFATYRTATGERRRWTLADGSSLWLNTASAVSLDLTAQLRRVQLIEGEVALDARLESRPLQLVTPDALLSSQDANLLVRHDQQGTWITVLRGLVDVSSPRAPSSMAVAAGWQTRVDRQGVSAPRPTDGFLAQAWLRGILPAERMRLDVLLAELSRYRPGVLRCSEQVAALRVTGSFQLDDTDAALALVAHALPVRIERRTRYWVTVVPV, encoded by the coding sequence ATGAATGGCACTGCGGTTGCACCGCCTATCCGCGAAACGGCTATCGATTGGATCGTCAGGTTGCAGTCCGGAATGATGAGCCCGGCTGATCACCTGGCGTTGCAGCATTGGCGCCAGGCTAGCGCCGAGCACGAATACGCCTGGCAACGTGTCGCCAGCTTGCCACTGCGGCTCCAGCCCGGTGCCAACCTGTTGGCGGATGTCACCGCACGGCGGGCATTGGAGTCTGCCGGGGCTGATCCGGCGCGACGCCGGCAGGTGCTCAAGTGCTTGTTGGGGGTGGGCCTGCTGGCGGGTCTGTCCTGGCAGGGTGCCGAGTCGACCCTGGTGCGCACAGCTTTTGCCACTTATCGCACGGCGACCGGCGAACGTCGCCGCTGGACCCTGGCCGATGGCAGTTCACTGTGGCTGAACACCGCCAGCGCCGTCAGCCTGGACCTCACCGCACAGCTGCGCCGTGTGCAGCTGATCGAGGGCGAGGTCGCGCTGGATGCACGTTTGGAGTCGCGCCCGCTGCAACTGGTGACGCCGGATGCCCTACTGAGTAGCCAGGATGCCAATCTGCTGGTGCGTCATGATCAACAGGGCACCTGGATTACTGTATTGCGTGGCTTGGTTGACGTGAGTTCGCCGCGCGCGCCGTCATCGATGGCGGTGGCGGCGGGGTGGCAGACCCGGGTGGATCGCCAGGGGGTGAGTGCACCACGGCCAACCGATGGGTTTCTGGCCCAGGCCTGGTTGCGTGGGATTCTGCCTGCCGAGCGGATGCGCCTGGATGTGCTGTTGGCCGAACTTTCCCGTTACCGCCCGGGCGTCTTGCGATGCAGTGAGCAGGTGGCGGCATTGCGCGTGACCGGTAGCTTCCAGCTGGACGACACCGACGCTGCGCTGGCATTGGTGGCCCATGCGCTACCAGTGCGCATCGAACGTCGGACCCGCTATTGGGTGACTGTGGTGCCGGTCTGA